In Citrus sinensis cultivar Valencia sweet orange chromosome 3, DVS_A1.0, whole genome shotgun sequence, the sequence ttaatttttaaaagtctatgctaaaaaatatattaaaacatttaatttcaagatattgtactttaatttcataacattttatatttactttttgttaaaaaaatttacttagatATATTTGGCCCACGTGCTATTAATGGCTCACGGGCCGCGTGCTAGCCCACTAATGAACCGTGCTTATTACGTGCTTTTTCGCGTGCCGTGCTTTGGCCCATCTCTTATCGTGCCGTGCTTTAAGGCCCgcgtgcctaaaattctaagcccggcacggcccacgtgcgtgccgtgccgtgcctcGTGCCTCACCGAAACGTgctcgtgccgtgccgtgccacGTGCCGCccggcccattggccatctttggctacagctgcccaacctcaatcccaaacacacccttatAGTAATCTGTTTgccacattttctttttatttttaataataatcgTTAATAATAATGGGCTTTTGGGTGCATCACCGTTGTTTTAGACTTTAGAGCTATATGTGCATGTGGCCTATAAGTCTACGATTGTTAGAATTCTCCGACTCTCGATCGCAGTTTAAACTTTCGGTTGGACGGGATCcagtataaaattttatttcaatttattatttggatTGATATTTGGGACTTAATTTTATcttgatttattcttttaatggaACCCGAAACATTTGAAAATCTGACTGAGATTCCAATTaccttcaaattcaaaatttaaaaatacgTGTCAAGTTGATTTAATGAATCATATAAATATGACATATTAATTATACATGTATAATAAGTttgtttgataaataaaagatacatGATATGTCAATCAAAAGTGTATGACATATCATTTATGATAGGATCTACAGTATATGATAGTAAAATCATGTCATCtgagataattcaaaattctGATCGAgatttgagattttaatttgtaaaactttttttGTCTCAATATACTATTTGGGACAGgatttacaatatattttcTAGGCAGTTGCTACCTTTGATCAGTTCTAAGGTAGAGCCGTTGGATTCATGTACTTAACTTTGAAACAATTGTGACCACGTGTATCCAACGATTTTGAACGCTGCTCTATCTTGGAGCTGATCTAAAGTAGTTGAACCATATTTTCTATCCTGATTGAGATCAAGATTGACAAATACCAGCACATCCTACTATCCCATTGCCAATCCTACCTTAATCTGGCTATaatgtaaaatgattttttctttatttatactTTTACAAAATACAATAGCAGTGAGCGTGTGCGCATTATAAAAACTATGCGAGCCTTGCCTagtgagttaatcatattatgtAATAAACATTGGTTAACAGATGGCAGGCAAAAATATATCATcactaaataattaagatgaaGAACTACTGTTATTTGCCAacaatatattgatttttgctttgtattacatttatttattaacaaatgTACATAAACTGTTTTAATGAgtgtttcttattttaaaaaaataatcttgaCTAATAAATGCTAGATCCTAAATCATACATTGTGCTTTTATGTAACCAATTACTTGTTGAAAACtatcatataaaattgagtctaatttggattttgatatatCTAATAGGGTGTGAGCCTTTGATGCTAAGGACTtgaatgtaattttaatttttattatggattaaaatagaaataccAAAAGATAATAGGAAAGATATATGTATAAGCGATTATGATTCCCAGAGCGCCCGTTACTTCTATTCTTTCTGACATTTCACATCCTCAGAAAGCAATTGGTCGTTATGAATTTAGGCAAGTTTATGCGTACTCCATCATTGATTCTTGATAATATAACGTAAATGTTCctgaaatttataattatttttaacaataaagaCGTGTATTAAACTTGAGTTGCACCTCTATTTTGGCGGTGCATACTTAGCTAGTTTTTTCAATGTTTTTGCAATATGCATCAATTTAAtgggatgatgatgatgatgatcggGTGTTTAATTGGTGACTCAAAAACTAGCGAAAACTATTTTTGCTCTCTTACTTTAGTTTCCCTTTTTACAAACGTTAAACTAAATTGTATGCAGCATTGtgtgaatgaaatgaaaaagttATATAGAACCCAGTTTTCTTTATTccaatttaacataaaacttttccgagaaagacaaaattaattaattaatgcccAGCTTTGCCAAATCTTTCCCCCATCAGAGCCGCAAACACCTCCTTAAAAGGACATAACATGTTCTCCCGGCCTAATATGTCAGGCCCTAATCACTGAGTGTCCTCCCAGTCTCTTCAAAGGCCCTGCTACCCGTTAAATGGGCCATCCAAGTAATGTGAAAATCTCACGGAAAAACACAAGAgtgggactattggcacctCTCCAAATACCTATTAAAACccctataattattttacaattttaacctttactcaaattacataataggataatttctaattaaaccTATACTCAAatgtcaatatttttttttcttaaaaattctttatgctgtagatttttattttaaaagggAAGCAAGACAAGTTTGGAAGAGCTCAATAATATGAATGTCAGAAGGGAAATGTGGAAGTtggttttaatagaaaattgaCAAACAAAGATTTTGAGTCGGGAAACAAGTTAGTGATCTTGAAAATGCAACGTGGAAATCTAAATTCAAGGAAGAATATGATCCAAGAGCATCAAGGGCAAAGGCAAATCATTATTACATGAGCAGCAATGATGACGGGGATGAATTTTATGCCACATGGGAGAATAAGAAGAATGAGGTGAATCAAATTGAGGGTGAAGCTGCTGATTTTGAAACTCATAATAAAGTGAATAATAGACTGAACAAGACACAGAACGAGGCAGATGAGATTAAGATAGTAATTTATAGCAACCTTTAGTGAATGAAGGTGGTACCCGGGATTAAAatccaacattttaaaaattaaaaggattgtttttttctcttattttcaagcaaaaattttaatatcgGCGACTGCAATGGAGAGAAGAAACTCTATTGTTGAAATGAggtttaataataaagataaaaaataattaaagaatgatGTTTACGctaataagttttaattaagggtaattttatcatttaaggggtgttaaaagaattttataatattaataaatattttaatagggttaataaagaaaatgggtgttaagagatatttagaggggtgccaatagtcccacTCAAAACAcaaataagcaaataaataattaacaagaGAGAATGATCGTGATGGGTAGagggtaataattttaaaagttgcaATTGTATCTGTAGCAAGTAGCAACTAGGCAGCCATGTAATTTTCAAAGAGGTGAGGTGGAGGGCAGGCAATGCTTAGGTCCGAGGCTGAAGCATAGGCTACACTTTTCACAATGTCACTCCAAGCAACACACTCTGGAAAAGGCCTAACCTTGTTCTATATCTAGGGCTGAAAAAAATCAGAGATTCCTTTTTTCCTGATTAAGAATCAGAATCCTGTTCAAAATTTGCACGTTCTCCTTCCCTTACCTATGATTTACCTTTAGCTACTACCTTTGTTTTGTGACCTCTTATATCTTCTCGAAGTAAGTAAATGCACTTGCGGGACATATCACATGGCTCGCTTTGCATTATGCACACTTTGTATTTTATatctttcaaataaaagtagaaTCCCATTTCCAGAACCCTCTTCATAAATCATAAAGCtagtatatgtgtgtgtataatattatactattaaattatatgatttaataatttttacaaactTTACTAAGATCCTGAAGAAAGtgtcctcatttttttaatgtagacATGCTGATTGAACCatatgacttaataaaattaattttcaatatattataaaattgtgcggtttaataatattaaaaattgattctGTTAAACCGCACAATTTAATAGTATGTCGGCagaaaaattttgatggtGCCCGCTATCGAGAGAAGTAATCACTAGAAAATATCAAATGgatattagtaaattaatcgAGTATCAGCCAATAACATTATCTCCAATGATTAGAGGCAtccttaatattaattaattaattaatcatgcCGCAACCTGACCCACAAGCAAAAGCCGGTGGGCGTGCAAAATATGGCAGTCTCTCGACTCTCCCCAGGCGAAAAGAGGCAGTCAAAAAGAACATACACAAGCAACAGAAAACAACTAAAGAATGCCCTGAAAGggccaaaaaaagaaaaaaagaaaatacaccTACCTTGTTCACCCCGTGGTTTGTTGATAGGTTCAGTGATTGTGGAGCCAGCAGAATATGATGAGTAACTTGGGGGATTATTGTTAACATGATAATAGCACAATTACCCTGAAATTTCGATAAATTGCTAATCATTACCTTTTTCCTAAATCATATCCTCAAATGGGGGCCcgtactatatatatatatatatatgctaaTAAGCTGTCGGTGAGAtcaaaaggaaacagtaaaaaattttccccccTCCCGAAGTTCtgtgtaaattaaattacaatgtGAAAGATGGTAGATCATCATTtgtatttctttaaaatattgtcaTGTTTCTTGTAGGATACAACCAAAAAAAGTTCCGATTGTGGTTTACACGCATACTTGGAATGGATATTTCTTTAGTGGCAAAAATGACACTTTCATGGACTCTCCAAAACCTAGATAAGAATGACAGtctattaatttctaaaattataatgtctTTAATGATGCGTActgccaaaaaataataataagaagaagaaagggaaGTGAAGAACTGAACTCAAGTCTCCCTCAATTGGCCCTCACAAACACATGAGCATTGAAAATTGAGAATCCTTGTCTCTGGGGACGACTGAGGGGGGAGGTATGAAAGACAGAATGCTCTGAGAGGTGAATGGAGATAGGGACTAGCAACAACAATTGCTGGGACTACTGCTTCTTTTAAGACCCCACTTCACTGCCATTTAACTCTACCACCATCCCTATTTTACTTTATgtcaatatgttttttttttctttgttaatttgcatcaccatttttttttttgtttaaacttTATCAGCAGTAgcttaagggaaaaaaaaaacaactttattatgttaattagCTGTGTTAGACAGCAAGAGTATGTCACTAAGATTTGCTTTTCTAGTAAGGGAATAAGTTTGGTTAATGTTGATCGCCATTAAATGAAAGAGTAACATATGCTTATATTTGttgttgataaaaaattatcatctgTTAagtaataattgattttttaaactatCATTAGAGATCGATTTATTGTACCCATTAAATACTATATCACTTgagatacaaattttatatttcaattattaaaagcATGTTATTAGTCAGTCAcgtaaaatatataattatcttCTTAACATTAAAGAGAGATTAGCAGATGCAGCTACAActttaccaaattaattacCGGTACTGACCAGTGACTGCCATCATAAATACCTATGCAAGAGACAGTGATGACAAAATGTAGTATTTGTAGGGGACCTTAaccttttaataaatattctaaaGAAATAATTCATTGCCGTGGTACATCGTCGTCACAATCATCTTGTCACCTCCGCGACTTCAATCACAATAGTTTTATCTACCCGTGATACGAACCCTTTATTTACATCTTGGATTGGTGCATCCCATTGATGACAATAATGTAGAAGCTAAttaagagaatttttttttttttgagaaatgaGATGAGAGATTAAGAAGCTAAATGGCgaataatttctttagatTGCGGGTAATATTTGGGATTAAAATGTAGTAACTTGTGATTCACAATTGTTATATATGGAACGttatataacattttattagctattgttcctttttttttttttgtgggtcAGATAATTCATCAGTTAGAAACATTACTAATAAATTGGAAACTTGCATGTACGTGGTTTCATGTCCGGTTCTCATTCGTCATGCGGAAAGAAAGTAAAAGACTGAATTAATATTCTTCATTTATCGATGATATGCCGATGTCGAGTTGTTTTTTTTAGCACGCCCTTACATGGTTTTGATTTTCCAATGAAGGGATGCCACGATAAGTTGAGAACGGAACCCAAGATATCCAGGCCTGAAAACAATTGATTTCACAATCTTGCACAGGAAATGTGTGTATGTACATCCAATTTGGGGTCATTCACTCGAAAAGATTCACTGTTGAATCTGTCAATTCAATTTGAAAGCATTAACAAAAATGGCAACTGGCGGTTATATATTTCATTGTATGAACCATCGAGACCCTTCGCTCCTAGCCGCTAATGCATCGATCAGATAATGCGGTTGAATCATCGTAACTTGATTGTTGCTGCATAGAATACGGTCGCAGTTTGGGACATTTGGTTTGTTTCTCCTTTCTCAGTTCTCACCTCAGttatttcaagtttcaagTGGAACAAACGCTGAGATTAGCACCGgttttaaaatagtttaaacaaattaattgaaaaatgggCCCAGCCCATCAACAGCGATACATGCACTCTTCGGTCATCAGAAAGGAAACCTGGCTACAGTGAGATAGTGGTGGTGGATGTAATTCTGACACTCATTCCGGAAACTCCCTGAAAGTTGAGAAATTGTTTCACTTTAAATGCAAATTAATATGAAGTTGTTGTTCTTGTGTTGACTTTATACATATGCGTCGCAACTAGTGCATGAATATTTTCCTTTGCAGACGACTTTGGTGTTCTCATGTCGATCTTGGCtatcatttcattcaccaatTCATTGAGTTAAGTGAAAATAGGGacaaaaattacttaaaaccacactttattttccttcaaCAAATTAAGTATAAACATACATATATAGTGCGCCCTCCTATCTATATTAGGAGTGGAATATCAGAAAGTGTGACTTCTAAGTTCTAATTATACACATAAATTTGTAAGCAGATTTGGATGAAGAAAATTATGCGGTTTGCAAAAGTTAATGACCATGTATGTAGCTCTTTGGGAAGgattaattaaaacacactCAAGGCGCAGCTGCAAGAGTTGTATAATTGTCTGATTGATAGTTAATTTGAACATGTGGCTTTTTTTTATGCCCCTCACTTTCAATTAGGGATTAGATTATTTGTATTGGCATTGGATTACATTTGCAATGAATTAAAGACGCATATCTTAATATGCTTAATGAATATGTCATTAGTTTGGTTTAATATTAGGATTATGGAATATATGGTGACTGAGTGCATGAGATCAAAAAGATACGTTGAGGACTGAGAAAAATGAGAGACATCCCCACATCagtgatattattattattagatgcAAGGTCATAGTCATTCTTTAGTGTACCTTCCATTTATTACCTTTGTCTTTTGCCTCCATCCACTAAATACTCTTTGCCCTTGGGTTGGGTTCCCTTCTATCCTGTTATCTTTTTTCTGTTGCTGAATTTTGCATTTCTCTTACTCTTTCTCTcccactctctctctctcctttcTTCAATTAGGGTTTCCTCTTTGAGAACTGATCAGCTCCTGTAATAAATCTGTGAGGCTAAGGCTACTTTATCTTGGgaaggaagaaagaagagCTCTAGCTAGAAAGAGCTATATATACTACAAGGGAAAAAGGTACTTCcctttattatatttcttctGATCAAAGAAACCTAGATCAAAAAGACACAAACAGGTAACCTTATGTAGCTGTTTTCTTCTTCCCTTTTATGTGCTAAAAATTCTTTTCTGCTCTTGGTTTCTTACTAAGCAAAAGGCTAGAGTGATGATACTAGATTCCTGAGGCTTACAGGCTCTAATTTAGGGCTTTGCTGTGATATTCAGATACCTTAGTACACATCTATGATATGATGAATTGCACCAGTGTCAGATCCCATGTTCAACTGATTTAAGAAAGCTATGTgtaataactttaaaattacTGATGCAACTCAATCTTTCCATTAAATTTAGAAGCAGGGACTGATGGCTAAATGAGAGAGAGGAGGAGAAAGAGAGTTGATAAACCGAAGAAACCACAAgtttataaaatcaaaattaaggaAGAGTACATGCATAGAACGCTTTAAATAGTTTTGACTTTATATTATGAGAAATAATTTGTGTAAATCAAATAACCATACCTTGtactttcaaaaaataaaaaccaaaaaaaaagaacacatAACAAAGTAAAAGTGAACATGTATGCAGGGAGACTGATAAAAGTTTGTCATATGTAACAAGTGACAATTAATAATCAGATGTTTGAGtgtttatatatgtttatacGTGTGAGAGAGAGTTAGGTCTCTGGTTATTGCTTTGTAGGGGatgatatttttctcaaagtGGCCGGTTTTcccagaaaaatatatattgaaaagaATTCTGAAATTTTCTGGAGGTCTTTGgattttattccaaaaaattgataattctatttattacatgtaaaaaattttaaatctaagAGATGTGACACAAATGTAAAAGAGAGGTGGAAACAACCAAACATATCAGATGATTTGGTCATATAACCTAGTTGAGTGTGAATGTGCTTTGCGGCAGCGCATTTGAAAGAGTAAGAGTTGATGTTTAGAGGACGAGATTCTATCTAGTTTTCTCgtttaaaacaaaatggatctgttgatgttttgaaaggttttaaaaaaaaaaattataatccatTGCGCctctttctttgcttttttcCAATGACagttgtattaattaattaagttcgAGGAAAGCTTACAAGAATTAGTTGATAGGAACCTCTAGTTGCAGTGGGAATGGCTTCATCCAGCAACTCTTACAATTCTCCATGTGCTGCCTGCAAGTTTTTGAGGAGGAAATGTGTGCCAGGTTGCATCTTCGCACCTTACTTCCCACCAGAGGAGCCTCAGAAATTTGTGAATGTTCACAAGATCTTTGGTGCAAGCAATATGACAAAGCTTCTCAACGACCTTCTCCCTCACCAAAGAGAGGATGCTGTCAACTCCCTTGCCTATGAAGCTGAGGCAAGAGTTAGAGATCCTGTTTATGGCTGTGTAGGTGCTATCTCGTTCCTCCAAAGACAAGTCCATAGGCTCCAGAAGGAACTTGATTCCGCGAATGCTGATTTGATACGCTATGCCTGTAATGAAATCCCACCAGGTAGCCAGCTGCCTGCACCAGCACCGCTCTCGGTGAGTTCGATTCATCCTGTGATTCCTCGGCAGAGGCCAATTAGGATTGGTAATGAAGGAGAAGGCTTCTATCAGCCTCCTAGTGCTTACACTCATCCTAGTTATATTCTGCCTTGGAATGATAACCCCTCACCCTCAGGGGATATTAATCacggaggaggaggaggaggaggacaAGGTAATATGTGAATGTGATGATGAAATCATAAGCTACCCCTTGATTCCAAAGTGTAAAATCCATCTAGGGTTTTTCCTTTGGACATCATCACTATATTTATTTGGTCGAGGTTAATTTCTAGCTGGCTGGTCTCACTTGGGGTTTCTGCTAgctagattttaattttctctattaGCTATTTATTTTGGGTCATTTAGTATTTATCCTAATAATTGAAGGATTTGGAACCCAATAAATAAGGCCGTAGAGCGTAGTGTATGGCTATTGAAACCTTTCgcattatgttataatttatatgcaGCTCTAGCCATGTGCATGTGGATTTGCTGTCCTCTGTCACTGTTGTTTGTTTCAGAATAAATGTAACTGTATTAAGTAAAGGGGATTCTCTAGCTAAGTCTACGGCTTAGTCCTCCCTTTGcatcatttattaattcttaccCTTTCTTTCTACTTTGTTCTTGAGGACCACCATCTTATTATTACTTTCTCaccaaaaattttcaagagCTTCGTAGCCGCAGACTTAGAATTCATTAAAATATGAGTCATTGAGATGTCCAAGTTCAACTTCCAACTTGCACCTACTTGACCCAACCTAAGTACATCTATAGAATTCCCATTTAGATATTTTGTTCCCTTTTTCTATAAGATGGCAATTTAATTGCAAGTTACTGACAAACAGAAAACAGCGCACCGAACGTTTGTTATTCAATAAGTAGCTACTTtcctaatatatatatatagcagtTCTACTGTAATCAATCTGTCAGCTCTAGATTTTATTAGTTCTTTATAATTAGCTTGGATATATTTGCATTTCTATGGTGGCAAAATAAGCAAATGTTTATCTCAACAGTAAAGTCAGAGTCGCTGACGCTCATTGGAGCCCATATACAAAGTAGTATTATTGatcttctttcattttcatctaAGGCTTATCAGTCTCTACATCCCCAGTCTTTCCTGTTTTCATGTCAAAAATTTCTTAGACAAAACAGTAGAATCTAAGACAAAAGGACATCACATACAGTAAAGTTCTCTCTCTCATACtttatatcatattatatattgaTCATTTCTTCAAGTCCTATGTGATTATGTCATAATTGTATtatgtgattttttatttttttttgtgaatatATGAAGAAGACATGATGCATATTCATCCAAAAAGGCTATAACTCAAAGCTGCgagaaaaaatttaaccagaaaaagaaaatgaaaattagggtTAGGGTTTTATTACACCTGTATATAAAAGAGCAAGGCTTTTTCCTTGGTCTTCAGCCTAGCTagcttatttaatatttattcgTCTCAAGAAAAGAGTGAGGTGTCATTTGTAAAACATGATTTTAGAGAGAAGGTGAGAAATGACTTCGAATTTCCTTTATCTTCTTCGACTgtcaatttcttttcattattcaACACACGCATGCACACGCTCTCTTTTTGGTTCATATACTCACACCACACGCTTGCATTCATGTGTCGCTGTAATTTGGCAGCGTAAAGCTTTGATTACGATCAGCTCTTCTGTTTCTTATTCACTTTTTTGTCAGTGTTTCTCTCTCACTTTTAAAGAGACACAATTATAATTACTGTGACACTCATGTtacctttcaaaaaaaaaaaaaaaaaaaacacttatcATCTTTCCCTCTCAAAGCTTCTCTGGATTTGGGTCTCTGCTCTCTGTCAGTTCCAGTGAGCAGTGAGATTCACGTCTATTGTCCTCCAATTCACCACCTCCTGCATTCCTTTATCGAGATTGCAAAACACTCGCCCTTTTCTTTCTTGGAATTTTTGCTGAACCAATTCAAAATCTTATTGTAAAATCATTTATACTAATATATGCGACATATATGAATTGAGTTTTGGTTTGATGGTTGTACTGTTGAGGACAGAGGGGGTACTGAGAGTGGGGATTGAAAGTGTGGCACTGGCATGCATAAGAAGATCTCAAGTTAAAGTTGACGTTgagctttttatttatttatttaggaCAGAATTGAAAAAGTagtatgtatttatattaattgagAATCCATGATCAGATTGTTTCTCTCTGCAAAAACGTAAGCAAGAAGCAATGCACAGGTTAAAATGGCAGggaaattgaatattttaatatttgttatgtTCAGGGACAAGACAAAGTGACAAACATCAACAAACAATAGGACGCGCGGGTCCTATTTACGCTATTGCAAATGCCAGTAATTGTATTGTGTATGCTGCTGTAGCCGGGCCTGGCCTGGCATTGACCCCCACACCACATgtacaagaaagaaaataaattcttataccctcttcttcttcatttcgTGGGTTTTGATTTGGATGACATTTGACAGCCAGCCACAGCCACTCTAATCATTTCTGTCTTTTAGTTTTTGACGTTTCACACGCTCACACCACACACACTACAGTCGAAGCACTTCTACTGTTCCTCCCtctctatttaattttcagattttaCAATAGTATAACCAGATATGATTGTTGTGGCTTCTGCAATACCGATGCTTGCGTAAttcttttttgtgttttttaactGTTGGTTCTATGAGTATTGTTTGCTGTCACCAGctcaattgaaaaattattgtttcagAACTTTCCTGTACACGTTATTGAGTTAATTATATACGatgaagtaataaaatatcttgTCTGGTAGTCCAAAGGCCAGCTCATTATCAAATGAAGCTGCTTAGTTTCAATAACTCACATATTAATTGAGACAGATTAATTAGTAGTGTTCAAGTTCTCAAGTGGTAATGGAGCGTGTCCCAATATTTTGATCCCTAGCTGACTGTTGATTAGTAATCGTCACAACActgaattattgaaaaataatgacattaaGGGATGTTAATTGTTGCCATCACGTTACTTGAGAGTCTCGTATTATTCATGGAGAAAATCTTTTGACATTACTcattacaatatattttttaaaaaactaaaatttacaTATAGTATGATATTATTGAGTTGTTGTAAGAACCCATATTGACTCTAAAAATTACAATGCATCAATTAACCTTTAATATCGGTACTATACTATATTAATAGCCTAATTAAATTCAGCTATGAACCAATTAATCGAATTTAAAAAGGATTTATCTATTTGAACTTAAATTTATCTCATATAAACCAATGGAATTAAAttggatatttttttttctgtcaaaatcaaaatttaatcaagTTGAAATAGTATGATCCAAATTAATAAGGTATCAACCTAAGACATTGTCGAGTTAAGGAAAAAGGCTTATAGTGATATAATTATATgatatattacaatacttgtaattgCATATTGTAACCTAGTAATCATGAAAGCCAAGAAatctttaaacattttttcatttaaatagttttatttagcTGGCCACTTGAGTTTGAATCCTAAAGGAAATAGAGAttacaaaattgatttgagatTTATCCATGTCtctacattttttattttaaagaaataaatcttTGAATTTACATTTATCTTATGATTATAGCACATAGTTATACTACTATTATATGTTCTtacttttcattaatttcatcatttgGCTCCACACACTCCATTAACTAAGCCCTTGTATGATATTAAGGTGGGCAACTGTAGGCTTTAAAGTCACTTATAACACATAATGATATTACTGTTATAtgttatcatttttcattaatttcatcatttgGCTCCATACACTCCATTATCTAAGTCCCTATTTGAtattgaggttgggcagctgTAGGCTTTAAGTTACAGTATTTAAGTGGCTTGGCAGTtaattaagttgatttgatcCCTTACTTATATGGctatattatctttataatgtttttcaaatttattatttaaaagtcataTTCAACACACActatcaacttttattttataattacaatttttttctacaataACAATGGCTTAAAAACTGCAGGAACTAATACCAAACTAGGCTTAAGCAATATGAAACCCATTGACTAACACATTGGGAGCATACAGTTAACTGCGCAAAGTGGGATATGCTGTTAGAGAaatcactttattaaaaaacaaaaaggaaa encodes:
- the LOC102614340 gene encoding protein LATERAL ORGAN BOUNDARIES; its protein translation is MASSSNSYNSPCAACKFLRRKCVPGCIFAPYFPPEEPQKFVNVHKIFGASNMTKLLNDLLPHQREDAVNSLAYEAEARVRDPVYGCVGAISFLQRQVHRLQKELDSANADLIRYACNEIPPGSQLPAPAPLSVSSIHPVIPRQRPIRIGNEGEGFYQPPSAYTHPSYILPWNDNPSPSGDINHGGGGGGGQGNM